A stretch of the Massilia varians genome encodes the following:
- a CDS encoding GGDEF domain-containing protein: MAVPVPTGWRRLRARIARAGGLLDAPDEREFGLALDRTLSDTLAALGIVFGAGVILFGAWDYWIAPHQAGTTVLVRLSLVLLGSAGYVRWGGRIPVAWRCALVYGTHTGAMILSSALLPDGLVLALPAITGAMFPLALVEPRLHRLLALVLPPSLLFLVLGAVMLPPRIFASCVLVYAVMLALVLVLAMFQGRLRRKDFLAERSLTWSVRHDSLCGILSRGYLLELAAHDVALARRYAHPLAVAMLDIDHFKRLNDTWGHPVGDMLLCAVSRACAAQLRASDYLGRYGGEEFVCVMPETSETEALACAERMRAAVGAIRLEAPSGPVQCTISIGVAALEPRHAGIDALLTAADAALYRAKSGGRNRVEQAPPHSSGERHEA, translated from the coding sequence TTGGCGGTCCCGGTCCCGACGGGCTGGCGCCGCCTGCGCGCCCGGATCGCCCGTGCAGGCGGCTTGCTCGACGCTCCGGATGAGCGTGAGTTCGGTCTGGCGCTCGACCGCACGCTTTCCGATACGCTGGCGGCGCTCGGCATCGTATTCGGGGCCGGCGTCATCCTGTTCGGCGCTTGGGATTACTGGATCGCGCCCCATCAGGCGGGCACCACCGTACTCGTCCGACTGTCGCTGGTGCTTCTCGGCAGCGCCGGGTATGTTCGCTGGGGCGGCCGGATCCCGGTTGCCTGGCGCTGCGCGCTGGTGTACGGCACCCATACCGGGGCCATGATCCTCAGTTCGGCGCTGCTGCCCGACGGCCTGGTGCTGGCGCTGCCCGCGATCACCGGCGCCATGTTTCCGCTCGCGCTGGTCGAACCGCGCCTGCATCGCCTGCTCGCTCTGGTGCTGCCGCCTTCGCTGCTGTTCCTGGTGCTGGGCGCAGTGATGTTGCCGCCGCGGATATTCGCCAGCTGCGTACTGGTGTATGCCGTCATGCTTGCACTGGTGCTGGTGCTCGCCATGTTCCAGGGGCGCCTGAGGCGCAAGGATTTCCTGGCCGAGCGGTCGCTGACCTGGTCGGTCCGCCACGACAGTTTGTGCGGCATCCTGTCGCGTGGCTACCTGCTCGAGCTGGCAGCCCACGACGTGGCACTGGCCCGGCGTTATGCGCATCCGCTGGCGGTCGCCATGCTCGACATCGACCACTTCAAGCGCCTCAACGATACCTGGGGCCACCCGGTCGGAGACATGCTCCTGTGCGCCGTCAGCAGGGCCTGCGCCGCCCAACTGCGCGCCAGTGACTATCTCGGACGCTACGGTGGAGAGGAATTTGTCTGTGTCATGCCGGAGACCAGCGAGACCGAGGCGCTCGCCTGCGCAGAGCGGATGCGTGCGGCGGTGGGGGCAATCCGGCTGGAGGCGCCGTCGGGGCCTGTGCAATGTACGATCAGTATCGGCGTTGCCGCGCTCGAGCCCAGGCATGCGGGCATCGATGCGCTGCTCACCGCCGCCGATGCCGCGCTCTA
- a CDS encoding universal stress protein has translation MYKRILVPTDGSPVAQAAVDAAIDLARAAARQRGCDLIAMGSHGRRWIGRLLAGSVTQALLAYAPVPVMVLRPVVGDTRAPAYAQAPAGPWPAPDPG, from the coding sequence ATGTACAAACGCATCCTGGTGCCGACCGACGGCTCGCCGGTGGCCCAAGCGGCCGTCGACGCCGCAATCGATCTTGCGCGAGCCGCGGCGCGCCAGCGCGGGTGCGACCTGATCGCGATGGGCTCGCATGGGCGGCGCTGGATCGGGCGCCTGCTGGCCGGGAGCGTGACGCAGGCGCTACTCGCCTATGCGCCGGTACCGGTGATGGTGCTGCGCCCGGTGGTGGGCGACACCCGGGCCCCGGCGTATGCGCAGGCGCCGGCCGGGCCCTGGCCCGCCCCGGATCCCGGCTAG
- a CDS encoding universal stress protein: MYKRILLTTDGSEASRRAIRAGVDFAKSLGAEVVGMTATPEFHTFTANAEMMEQTRDQYVASTRAHGERLLDEVAAVARDAGVPCSCVQVVSDEPYEAIIATARERLCDLIVMASHGHKGIKGLLLGSETQKVLVHSLIPVLVHR, from the coding sequence ATGTACAAGCGTATCCTGCTCACGACCGACGGGTCGGAGGCATCACGGCGTGCCATCCGGGCCGGCGTCGACTTCGCCAAAAGTCTGGGCGCCGAGGTGGTCGGCATGACGGCCACGCCCGAATTCCATACCTTCACGGCCAATGCCGAGATGATGGAGCAAACCCGCGACCAGTATGTCGCATCCACCAGGGCGCACGGGGAGCGCCTTCTGGACGAAGTGGCGGCAGTCGCGCGCGACGCCGGCGTGCCCTGCAGCTGCGTGCAGGTGGTCTCCGACGAGCCGTACGAGGCCATTATCGCCACCGCGCGCGAACGGCTGTGCGACCTGATCGTGATGGCCTCGCATGGGCACAAGGGTATCAAGGGCCTGCTGCTGGGAAGCGAGACGCAGAAAGTGCTGGTGCACAGCCTGATTCCGGTGCTGGTGCACCGCTAG
- a CDS encoding zinc-dependent alcohol dehydrogenase family protein: protein MEAMLLDAPGRPLRKARLALPRAQGRDILIKVSACAVCRTDLHIVDGELPPHLMPLIPGHEIVGRVTGAGALAQRFRPGQRVGVPWLAGSCGACAFCSAGRENLCERATFTGYDRHGGFADYTLADERYCHALPDAYDDAHAAPLLCAGLIGYRAYAMTEGGRRLGLYGFGASAHLVAQLALQQGREVCAFTRPGDTRSQAFARALGAAWAGAADAAPPAPLDAAILFAPAGELVPQALAATRKGGIVVCAGIHMSDIPSFPYALLWGERCVRSVANLTRADGDAFFGQIAHGALRTTVRTYPLGAANEALDALRAGRIDGAAVLVPEGSR, encoded by the coding sequence ATGGAAGCGATGCTGCTCGATGCGCCCGGCCGCCCGCTGCGCAAGGCTAGGCTTGCGCTTCCCCGGGCGCAGGGAAGGGACATCCTCATCAAGGTAAGCGCCTGCGCCGTCTGCCGGACCGACCTGCACATCGTCGACGGCGAACTGCCCCCGCACCTGATGCCGCTCATCCCCGGCCATGAGATCGTCGGGCGTGTGACCGGCGCCGGCGCGCTGGCGCAGCGCTTTCGTCCGGGCCAGCGGGTCGGCGTTCCCTGGCTCGCGGGCAGCTGCGGCGCCTGCGCGTTCTGCAGCGCCGGACGCGAGAACCTGTGCGAGCGCGCCACGTTCACGGGCTATGACCGGCATGGCGGGTTCGCGGACTACACGCTGGCCGATGAACGTTACTGCCATGCGCTCCCGGATGCCTACGACGACGCGCACGCGGCCCCGCTGCTGTGCGCCGGACTGATCGGCTACCGCGCCTATGCGATGACGGAGGGCGGGCGCCGGCTCGGGCTGTATGGCTTCGGCGCATCCGCCCACTTGGTCGCGCAGCTGGCACTGCAGCAGGGCCGCGAAGTCTGCGCTTTCACCCGTCCCGGCGATACGCGCTCGCAGGCCTTCGCCCGCGCGCTCGGGGCCGCCTGGGCCGGAGCCGCCGACGCGGCGCCGCCGGCGCCGCTCGACGCCGCCATCCTGTTTGCGCCAGCCGGGGAACTGGTGCCGCAGGCGCTGGCGGCGACCCGCAAGGGCGGCATCGTGGTGTGCGCCGGCATCCACATGAGCGACATCCCGTCCTTTCCCTACGCCCTGCTGTGGGGCGAGCGCTGCGTGCGCTCGGTGGCGAACCTGACGCGCGCCGACGGCGACGCCTTCTTCGGACAGATCGCGCACGGCGCGCTGCGTACCACCGTCAGGACCTACCCGCTGGGCGCGGCCAACGAAGCGCTGGATGCGCTGCGTGCCGGCAGGATCGACGGCGCCGCGGTACTGGTCCCGGAAGGAAGTCGATAG
- a CDS encoding IS481 family transposase: MNIHKNARLTFIRRVEMVEDVLKSRLPDSQAAQLYGVSAATVRKWVGRFLAEGKPGLVDRSSRPNCSPRAIDESKALTIVELRKKRMTQARIAEYLSLSKATVSRVLGRAGLARLSDLEPADPVKRYEHENPGDLIHIDTKKLGRIEKTGHRATGDRRDRSRGAGWEVLFVAVDDHARIAYTELHPDESQESACRFLANAHAYYCSLGAKPKRLLTDNGSAFRAKSFSRVCTGLDLKHRFTKPYRPQTNGKAERFIQSALREWAYGFVYKSSDERAATLREWIHHYNWHRPHQGISGKAPMSRLSTNRNNLLQLHT; encoded by the coding sequence ATGAACATCCATAAGAATGCCCGATTGACCTTCATCCGTCGAGTCGAAATGGTCGAAGACGTCCTGAAATCTCGTTTGCCTGATAGCCAAGCGGCGCAGTTATACGGCGTCAGCGCAGCAACCGTGCGCAAATGGGTCGGTCGCTTTCTCGCCGAGGGAAAGCCAGGTTTGGTTGACCGCTCTTCACGTCCTAACTGCAGTCCGCGTGCCATTGATGAATCGAAGGCGCTGACCATCGTTGAGCTGCGCAAGAAGCGAATGACGCAAGCACGCATCGCCGAGTATTTGTCGCTATCAAAAGCCACGGTAAGCCGTGTGCTCGGTCGTGCTGGCCTGGCGCGATTGTCGGATCTGGAACCGGCCGATCCAGTGAAGCGTTATGAGCACGAGAATCCGGGCGACCTCATACACATCGATACGAAGAAGCTAGGCCGGATCGAGAAGACCGGTCACCGGGCTACTGGTGACCGTCGTGACCGCAGCCGCGGTGCGGGCTGGGAAGTGTTGTTTGTGGCCGTCGACGATCATGCCCGGATTGCGTACACCGAGCTGCACCCTGATGAGTCACAGGAAAGCGCCTGCCGCTTCCTGGCGAACGCTCATGCGTATTACTGCTCGCTGGGTGCGAAACCCAAGCGGCTGCTGACCGATAATGGCTCGGCCTTCCGTGCAAAGAGTTTTAGCCGCGTTTGCACAGGGCTGGACCTGAAGCACCGTTTTACCAAGCCCTACCGGCCCCAGACCAACGGCAAAGCCGAACGCTTCATCCAGTCGGCGTTACGTGAATGGGCCTACGGCTTCGTCTACAAGAGCTCCGACGAGCGTGCAGCCACGCTGCGTGAGTGGATCCATCATTACAACTGGCATCGCCCGCACCAGGGCATCAGCGGCAAGGCGCCAATGTCCAGGCTCTCAACCAACCGAAACAACCTCTTGCAACTTCACACCTAG
- a CDS encoding family 1 glycosylhydrolase encodes MPSTCRACPPLTPENLLRSFSFCTGIENSAPVIAGPDGRPLRIDQMAASGHDRRWREDFHLVQELGLRCLRYGPCYHRTHLGPGHYDWSFADETFAELRRLGIVPIADLCHFGLPAWLGDFQNPDFPAYFAEYAQAFARRFPWVWMYTPVNEMLVTAEYSALRGYWNEALRSDQAFVTALGVKLQEVVSVG; translated from the coding sequence ATGCCGTCGACCTGCCGGGCCTGTCCGCCCCTGACGCCCGAGAACCTGCTTCGTTCATTTTCGTTCTGCACCGGGATCGAGAACAGTGCCCCCGTCATCGCGGGTCCCGACGGCCGGCCGCTCCGGATCGACCAGATGGCCGCATCCGGGCACGACCGGCGCTGGCGCGAGGATTTCCACCTGGTGCAGGAACTCGGTTTGCGCTGCCTGCGCTACGGACCCTGCTACCACCGCACCCACCTCGGCCCCGGCCATTACGACTGGTCCTTTGCCGACGAGACCTTCGCCGAGCTGCGCCGGCTTGGCATCGTCCCGATTGCCGACCTGTGCCATTTCGGCTTGCCTGCCTGGCTGGGAGATTTCCAGAATCCTGACTTCCCCGCCTATTTCGCGGAATACGCGCAAGCATTTGCCCGCCGCTTTCCATGGGTCTGGATGTACACGCCGGTCAACGAAATGCTCGTGACCGCCGAGTACTCGGCCTTGCGCGGCTACTGGAACGAGGCCTTGCGCAGCGACCAGGCCTTCGTCACGGCGCTAGGTGTGAAGTTGCAAGAGGTTGTTTCGGTTGGTTGA
- a CDS encoding Hsp20/alpha crystallin family protein, which yields MANNLTRFAPFHDVMRMSGLRNIEDPMRDFALSPALRSVEHGRRIRIGVKKADQACLVKADMPGFKEEDIKIPVEGRLVSIGATIYEQEQKTVGDTVCSERCSGSQVREGSKLPCNEGCASGGQGR from the coding sequence GTGGCCAACAACCTGACCCGTTTCGCGCCGTTCCACGACGTCATGCGCATGTCCGGCTTGCGCAATATCGAGGATCCGATGCGCGACTTCGCGCTCTCGCCGGCGCTGCGCAGTGTCGAGCACGGGCGCCGGATCAGGATCGGCGTGAAGAAAGCCGACCAGGCCTGCCTGGTGAAGGCGGACATGCCCGGCTTCAAGGAAGAAGACATCAAGATCCCGGTGGAGGGCAGGCTGGTGTCCATCGGCGCCACCATCTACGAACAGGAACAAAAAACCGTCGGCGACACGGTATGCAGTGAACGCTGCAGCGGCTCCCAGGTACGGGAAGGAAGCAAATTGCCGTGCAATGAGGGCTGCGCAAGCGGGGGGCAGGGGCGCTAG